A single region of the Brachypodium distachyon strain Bd21 chromosome 3, Brachypodium_distachyon_v3.0, whole genome shotgun sequence genome encodes:
- the LOC100841867 gene encoding uncharacterized protein LOC100841867 → MAGAGDEAVKLLGMWASPFVLRVQLALRLKGVSYEYVEEDLKNKSELLLKSNPVHNRVPVLIHGGKPVCESSVILQYIDEAFAGVGPPLLPADPHDRAVARFWAAYIEDTLLKASSQASRGKTEEEKAEGKKQAAAAVVTLEGALRECSKGKAFFGGDSPGYVDIVLGGLLPWALAGDRLTGATTFDPATTPLLAAWADSFGGLEAVEAVMPDVGKLVEFAMAMYARAAAEAAGKTDSTTAMAGGGGDLKMLGMWASPAALRVRLALSLRGVSYEYEEEDLKNKSDLLLKSNPVHNKVPVLIHGGKPVCESLAILEYIDEAFAGVGSSLLPADPYERAVARFWAAFVDETLVKGMYQASWGTTEEKEDGKKKVTAALETLEGALRECSKGKPFFGGDSAGYLDVALGCLLAWVHAVDAIQGVKILDPSTMPLLAAWADSFGALDEVEAVMPDLNRLIEFVMEQ, encoded by the exons ATGGCCGGAGCAGGAGATGAGGCGGTGAAGCTGCTGGGCATGTGGGCGAGCCCCTTCGTCCTGCGCGTCCAGCTCGCGCTCAGGCTCAAGGGCGTCAGCTACGAGTACGTCGAGGAGGACCTGAAGAACAAGAGCGAGCTGCTCCTCAAGTCCAACCCCGTGCACAACAGGGTGCCCGTGCTGATCCACGGCGGCAAGCCCGTCTGCGAGTCGTCGGTCATCCTGCAGTACATCGACGAGGCTTTCGCCGGCGTCGgcccccccctcctccccgccgacccccacgaccgcgccgtcgcccgctTCTGGGCCGCCTACATCGAGGACACG CTCCTGAAAGCGTCGAGCCAGGCATCGAGGGGAAAgacagaggaagagaaggcggAGGGGAAGAAgcaggcggccgcggcggtggtgACCCTGGAGGGAGCATTGAGGGAGTGCTCCAAAGGGAAGGCCTTTTTCGGCGGCGACAGCCCCGGGTATGTGGACATCGTCCTCGGCGGGCTTCTCCCGTGGGCGCTCGCAGGGGACAGGCTGACAGGTGCGACGACCTTCGACCCCGCGACGACGCCGCTcctggccgcctgggcggacAGCTTTGGTGGTCTGGAGGCGGTCGAGGCGGTCATGCCGGACGTTGGCAAGCTGGTCGAGTTTGCCATGGCGATGTATGCCCGTGCCGCGGCTGAGGCAGCCGGCAAAACCGAC TCGACAACAGCAatggccggaggaggaggcgaccTGAAGATGCTGGGCATGTGGGCGAGCCCCGCGGCGCTGCGAGTGCGACTCGCGCTCAGCCTCAGGGGCGTGAGCTACGAgtacgaggaggaggacctcAAGAACAAGAGCGATCTGCTCCTCAAGTCCAACCCCGTCCACAACAAGGTGCCCGTGCTGATCCATGGCGGCAAGCCAGTCTGCGAGTCGTTGGCCATTCTAGAGTACATCGACGAGGCCTTCGCTGGCGTTGGCTCCTCCcttctccccgccgacccctaTGAGCGTGCCGTTGCTCGCTTCTGGGCCGCCTTCGTAGACGAGACG CTCGTCAAGGGAATGTACCAGGCATCGTGGGGCACGacagaggagaaggaagacgggaagaagaaggtgaccGCCGCGTTGGAGACTCTGGAGGGAGCCCTGAGGGAGTGCTCCAAGGGGAAGCCGTTCTTCGGCGGGGACAGCGCAGGATATCTGGACGTCGCGCTCGGCTGCCTCCTCGCGTGGGTGCACGCCGTTGATGCGATCCAGGGTGTCAAGATCTTGGACCCGTCAACCATGCCGCTCCTGGCCGCGTGGGCGGACAGCTTCGGCGCGCTAGATGAGGTCGAGGCAGTCATGCCGGACTTGAACAGGCTAATCGAATTTGTCATGGAGCAGTAA
- the LOC100841559 gene encoding probable glutathione S-transferase GSTU6, with protein sequence MAGGGGDLKMLGMWASPPALRVRLALSLKGVTYEYVEEDLKNKSDLLLKSNPVHNKVPVLIHGGKPVCESLGILEYIDEAFAGVGPSLLSADPYERAVARFWGAFIDETLVKAMYQASWGTKEEKEEGKKKVTAAVETLEGALRECSKGKPFFGGDSAGYLDVVLGGLLAWVRAVDGMQGLKIFDPSTMPLLAAWADSFAALDEVEAVMPDVNRLIEFARAM encoded by the exons atggccggaggaggaggcgaccTGAAGATGCTGGGCATGTGGGCGAGCCCGCCGGCGCTGCGAGTGCGACTCGCGCTCAGCCTCAAGGGCGTAACCTACGAGTACGTCGAAGAGGACCTCAAGAACAAGAGTGATCTGCTCCTCAAGTCCAACCCCGTCCACAACAAGGTGCCCGTGCTGATCCATGGCGGCAAGCCAGTCTGCGAGTCGTTGGGCATTCTAGAGTACATCGACGAGGCCTTCGCTGGCGTTGGCCCTTCCCTTCTCTCCGCCGACCCCTATGAGCGCGCCGTTGCTCGCTTCTGGGGCGCCTTCATCGACGAGACG CTCGTGAAGGCGATGTACCAGGCATCGTGGGGCacgaaggaggagaaggaagaggggaagaagaaggtgaccGCCGCGGTGGAGACTCTGGAGGGAGCCCTGAGGGAGTGCTCCAAGGGGAAGCCGTTCTTCGGCGGGGACAGCGCCGGATATCTGGACGTCGTGctcggcggcctcctcgcGTGGGTGCGCGCCGTTGATGGGATGCAGGGTCTCAAGATCTTCGACCCCTCAACCATGCCGCTGCTGGCCGCGTGGGCGGACAGCTTCGCCGCGCTAGATGAGGTCGAGGCGGTCATGCCGGACGTGAACAGGCTAATCGAGTTTGCCAGGGCGATGTAA
- the LOC100841253 gene encoding translation initiation factor eIF-2B subunit gamma: MDFQVVVLAGGTSEKLSPLVSKDVPKALLPVANRPAISYVLDLLESSDLKDIIMVVEGQEAARLVRAFVSSTYLDRLLVEVVAVPEDIGTAGALRAISKRLVANDVLVVSGDLVTDVLPGAVAATHRRNGAAVTAVLCYVPVSGPSDAPSGVKDKAKKPNRLNIVGLDMTRQFLLHIVSGTDVEKDVRIYKRKIQAVGQMEIRSDLMDAHLYAFNRTTLQDVLEQKETYRSIRLEVLPYLVRSQLISAPSGGEGTIVDETGNGVVPSNSNLQCLSQHRAIAPSAFKQEFLSRSGGGTRRCCVHIASKSKYCHRLNSIQAYCDINRDVVGEASHLSGYSFSTHNNIVHLSCVLGSKTTIGPQCMLAEGSQLGDKCSIKRSVIGRHCRIGSNVKIVNSVVMSHVVIEDGCHIQGSVVCNNVQIQERAVLKDCQVGAGYTVTAGSDHKAESLARK; the protein is encoded by the exons aTGGATTTCCaggtcgtcgtcctcgccggaggcACCTCCGAGAAGCTCTCGCCCCTCGTCTCCAAG GACGTCCCCAAGGCACTTCTCCCCGTCGCAAACCGCCCCGCGATCTCCTACGTGCTTGATCTCCTCGAGTCCAGCGACCTCAAGGACATCATCATG GTTGTGGAGGGGCAAGAGGCGGCCCGCCTCGTCAGAGCATTCGTCTCTAGCACCTACCTGGACCGCCTTCTGGTGGAG GTAGTTGCAGTTCCTGAGGACATTGGAACTGCTGGTGCACTACGAGCTATTTCAAAGCGGCTGGTAGCAAATGATGTTCTG GTGGTTAGCGGTGACCTAGTAACTGATGTACTTCCTGGGGCTGTTGCTGCTACCCATAGAAGAAATGGCGCAGCTGTTACTGCCGTACTATGTTATGTTCCTGTTAGTGGTCCTTCAGATGCTCCTTCCGGAGTGAAAGATAAGGCTAAAAAACCAAATCGGTTGAACATAGTTGGGCTGGACATGACAAGGCAATTTTTGTTGCATATCGTATCAG GAACTGATGTTGAAAAAGATGTCCGGATTTATAAGAGAAAAATCCAAGCTGTAGGTCAG ATGGAAATTCGAAGTGACCTGATGGATGCTCATCTTTATGCCTTTAATAG GACAACATTGCAGGATGTACTGGAACAGAAAGAAACATACCGTAGCATTAGGCTTGAAGTCCTCCCATACTTAGTGAGGAGCCAGTTG ATATCAGCTCCATCAGGTGGTGAGGGAACAATAGTTGATGAGACTGGGAATGGTGTAGTCCCATCCAACAGTAATTTACAGTGCCTGTCACAGCATCGTGCAATTGCACCATCTGCTTTCAAGCAAGAGTTTCTATCAAGGTCAGGTGGTGGAACTCGTAGGTGCTGTGTTCATATTGCTAGTAAAAGCAAGTACTGCCACCGGCTGAACTCCATTCAGGCATACTGTGATATTAATCGAGAT GTTGTAGGAGAAGCTAGTCACCTCTCTGGCTATTCCTTCTCTACACATAATAACATCGTCCACCTATCTTGTGTACTTGGATCAAAGACTACA ATCGGGCCACAATGCATGCTTGCTGAGGGTTCACAGTTAGGTGACAAGTGTAGTATCAAACGATCTGTGATTGGTCGTCATTGTCGAATCGGTTCAAATGTAAAG ATTGTCAACTCTGTTGTTATGAGCCATGTGGTTATTGAAGATGGCTGTCACATCCAAGGTTCTGTTGTATGCAATAATGTGCAAATTCAAGAGCGTGCTGTTTTAAAAGACTGCCAG GTTGGAGCTGGTTATACTGTGACTGCTGGTAGTGATCACAAAGCAGAATCTCTAGCAAGAAAATAG
- the LOC100842160 gene encoding probable xyloglucan endotransglucosylase/hydrolase protein 26 — translation MERMTKALLAAVAMAAVLELGLVGANFLDKCDITWEPQNAKMTEGGNHLTLSLVSNSSGSMLRTKKQFIFGSVSTMMKLVKGNSAGTVTTYYTSSVDNDHDEIDFEFLGNETGQPYTIHTNVFADGVGAKEMQFRPWFDPTADFHNYTIFWNPSMIVWLVDRIPIRVFRNYAKEGVAYPTKRPMYGFSSIWAAEDWATQGGRVKTDWSKAPFVAEYREISLQVCECASAACAETCASSRYAAPGTHKLTDKQLRELKAVQLGYTIYDYCKDAKWPNGTQVPLECGMDQY, via the exons ATGGAGAGGATGACGAAGGCTCTTCTCGCTGCCGTCGCCATGGCGGCCGTGCTGGAGCTCGGGCTCGTGGGCGCAAACTTTCTGGACAAGTGTGACATCACGTGGGAGCCGCAGAACGCCAAGATGACGGAGGGAGGGAACCACCTCACGCTCTCCCTCGTCAGCAACTCCTCAG GCTCTATGCTCCGGACTAAGAAGCAGTTTATCTTCGGCAGTGTCTCCACCATGATGAAGTTGGTCAAGGGCAACTCTGCTGGCACTGTTACCACGTACTAC ACGTCATCCGTGGATAACGATCACGACGAGATCGACTTCGAGTTCCTGGGCAACGAAACGGGGCAGCCCTAcaccatccacaccaacgtgTTCGCCGACGGCGTGGGCGCCAAGGAGATGCAGTTCCGCCCGTGGTTCGACCCCACCGCCGACTTCCACAACTACACCATCTTCTGGAACCCCTCCATGATCGT GTGGTTGGTTGACAGGATCCCGATCCGGGTTTTCCGCAACTACGCGAAAGAGGGCGTGGCGTACCCGACGAAACGTCCGATGTACGGGTTCTCCAGCATCTGGGCGGCGGAGGACTGGGCGACGCAGGGTGGCCGCGTCAAGACTGATTGGAGCAAGGCCCCCTTCGTCGCCGAGTACCGCGAGATAAGCCTTCAGGTTTGCGAGTGCGCCAGCGCCGCCTGCGCGGAGACCTGCGCGTCGTCGAGGTACGCCGCGCCGGGAACGCACAAGCTCACCGACAAGCAGCTGCGCGAGCTCAAGGCCGTGCAGCTGGGCTACACCATCTACGACTACTGCAAGGACGCCAAGTGGCCCAACGGCACACAGGTGCCGCTCGAGTGCGGCATGGACCAGTACTGA